A region of Porites lutea chromosome 13, jaPorLute2.1, whole genome shotgun sequence DNA encodes the following proteins:
- the LOC140923759 gene encoding uncharacterized protein has translation MKLALVFLFDLSFGVFTLLGEKIPQQVEDSVEEGSAMKNDKAKINCCRFGSQNSVKREAGSVRWRKLNSSPVCFGAKNNHFGRFYVPMSRLAAIKLVHLYGYVSCDTRHTSNWSYWGCGDKMQAQVSVTITTTANRILLPPKQFLTIPSLEWYKIPGYNSVSPELILSVLSTPNWISSEQELLLWYGEDLVNFSEEDNGGTVCVNVYALFV, from the exons ATGAAGTTGGCTTTAGTCTTCCTGTTTGACCTTTCTTTTGGCGTTTTCACACTTTTGGGCGAGAAAATCCCTCAACAGGTAGAAGACAGCGTTGAAGAAGGATCTGCAATGAAGAATGATAAAGCCAAGATAAATTGCTGCCGTTTTGGTTCGCAAAACAGCGTGAAGAGAGAAGCCGGCTCAG TGCGCTGGCGCAAGCTGAATTCGTCACCAGTTTGTTTTGGGGCCAAAAACAACCACTTCGGAAGATTCTACGTTCCAATGAGTAGATTGGCTGCCATTAAGCTCGTTCATCTGTATGGATACGTGTCCTGTGATACACGTCACACCTCTAATTGGTCTTACTGGGGCTGCGGTGACAAGATGCAGGCTCAAGTCAGCGTTACCATAACAACCACTGCCAATCGGATTCTTCTGCCACCGAAACAATTCCTCACGATTCCTTCCTTAGAGTGGTACAAGATTCCCGGATATAACTCTGTCTCGCCAGAGCTGATCTTGTCAGTTCTGTCGACTCCCAACTGGATATCTTCAGAGCAGGAATTACTCTTGTGGTACGGTGAGGACTTGGTGAATTTTAGCGAAGAAGACAATGGAGGAACAGTATGTGTTAATGTGTATGCTCTCTTTGTTTGA